A stretch of the Brooklawnia cerclae genome encodes the following:
- a CDS encoding MMPL family transporter: MAELLYRLGKGCSRRPWIVISSWVVVVALAGVGFLLGFRTLTNSFDIPGLPSSVVVEDLQQELPDLAGASGTVVFRTDDGTPLTDEQRSEISARVASAQDLPDVAQVVDPFAAEDEREQQAQAIEAGRQQIEQGRAQLDASQQQLDAGRQQLDAGRAQLAAALEQAQAAGAPQETVAGLQAQLSQLDQQGAALDAGQAEIDAGLTQLETQAGTLENGAQLLAHADPIRVVSEDGSTAVVNVAFDLPRLELPDESKQAVIDHFTGEPVDGVEIGISTEIAQGVPKIIGGGEVTGVVVALIVLLVMLRSVVGALIPLATALTGVAIGVLGSLAFSGIVPMAVVTPVLGIMLGLAVGIDYSLFIINRHRTQLVEGAELHESIGLANGTSGNAVVFAGSTVAIALLALNVTRIPFLGVMGNVGAVAVVAAVLIAITLTPALLGLAGKRVLGRRLRAVAEQAPGSVGAHIAPARVLTWRRAIITVMAAVIGLLVVASPALSMRVGLPDGSSEPVGSLSQRAYVITEEEFGAGANGPLLVTAQFPEALEGDALVRAELDVADAITAIDGVVAAAPAAVAADGTMVAFQVIPDGGPNSETTAAVVRDLRGLAPVDGSITLGVAGQAATNIDISERLADILPVYLPIVVGLSLLIMIVVFRSLFVPIVATGGFLLSLFATYGVVVAVFQWGWGASLIGIHSTGPILNFLPVILVGVLFGLAMDYQLFLATGMREAYVHGADARHAVAEGFRAGRAVVIAAGLIMVSVFGGFVFADSPMIRSFGLGLAAGILFDAFVVRMLLMPALMHIAGAGAWWLPRWLDRIIPNVDVEGAALERRHKRTSQAVSPQ, translated from the coding sequence ATGGCAGAGTTGCTGTATCGCCTGGGCAAGGGGTGTTCCCGCAGGCCGTGGATCGTCATCAGTTCCTGGGTCGTCGTGGTGGCGCTCGCGGGTGTGGGGTTCCTGCTCGGGTTCAGGACGCTCACGAACTCCTTCGACATCCCGGGCCTGCCGTCGTCGGTCGTCGTCGAAGACCTGCAGCAGGAACTTCCCGATCTCGCCGGTGCGTCGGGCACTGTGGTGTTCCGCACCGACGACGGCACCCCGCTCACCGACGAGCAGCGCTCCGAGATCTCCGCCCGCGTCGCGAGCGCCCAGGACCTCCCCGACGTCGCGCAGGTGGTCGACCCGTTCGCCGCGGAGGACGAGCGGGAACAGCAGGCCCAGGCGATCGAGGCGGGACGCCAGCAGATCGAGCAGGGCCGGGCCCAGCTCGACGCCTCCCAGCAACAGCTCGACGCAGGACGCCAGCAGCTGGACGCGGGCCGTGCACAGCTCGCGGCGGCGCTCGAGCAGGCACAGGCCGCGGGCGCCCCCCAGGAGACCGTCGCCGGGTTGCAGGCGCAGCTTTCCCAGCTCGATCAGCAGGGGGCCGCCCTCGACGCCGGCCAGGCGGAGATCGACGCGGGGCTGACACAACTCGAGACCCAGGCCGGGACGCTCGAGAACGGCGCGCAACTGCTGGCACATGCCGACCCGATCCGTGTCGTCTCCGAGGACGGCTCGACGGCGGTCGTGAACGTCGCCTTCGACCTGCCGCGTCTGGAACTTCCCGACGAGTCCAAGCAGGCCGTGATCGACCACTTCACCGGCGAACCCGTCGACGGCGTCGAGATCGGCATCTCGACCGAGATCGCCCAGGGCGTCCCGAAGATCATCGGTGGCGGTGAGGTCACCGGCGTGGTCGTCGCCCTCATCGTGCTCCTGGTGATGCTGCGAAGCGTCGTGGGCGCGCTGATCCCGCTGGCCACCGCGCTGACCGGGGTGGCGATCGGGGTGCTCGGCTCGCTCGCGTTCTCCGGGATCGTCCCGATGGCCGTGGTCACACCGGTGCTCGGCATCATGCTCGGGCTGGCCGTCGGCATCGACTACTCACTGTTCATCATCAACCGGCATCGCACCCAGCTCGTGGAGGGCGCCGAACTGCACGAGTCGATCGGGCTGGCGAACGGCACCTCGGGCAACGCGGTGGTCTTCGCGGGCTCGACGGTCGCGATCGCCCTGCTCGCGCTCAACGTCACCCGCATCCCCTTCCTCGGGGTCATGGGCAACGTGGGCGCGGTGGCCGTCGTGGCGGCGGTGCTCATCGCCATCACGCTGACGCCGGCCCTGCTCGGCCTCGCCGGGAAACGGGTGCTCGGCAGGCGCCTCAGGGCGGTCGCCGAACAGGCCCCGGGATCGGTGGGTGCGCACATCGCGCCGGCTCGCGTCCTCACCTGGCGGCGGGCGATCATCACGGTCATGGCGGCCGTTATCGGGCTCCTCGTGGTCGCCTCGCCGGCGTTGTCCATGCGGGTCGGGCTGCCGGACGGCTCGTCCGAGCCCGTCGGCTCGCTGTCCCAGCGTGCCTACGTCATCACCGAGGAGGAGTTCGGCGCGGGGGCCAACGGACCGCTGCTGGTCACCGCACAGTTCCCTGAGGCCCTCGAGGGGGACGCCCTCGTCCGCGCCGAACTCGACGTGGCCGACGCGATCACCGCTATCGACGGCGTTGTCGCGGCCGCTCCCGCCGCGGTCGCCGCCGACGGGACGATGGTCGCCTTCCAGGTGATCCCCGACGGGGGACCCAACAGCGAGACCACCGCGGCGGTCGTCCGCGACCTGCGTGGGCTCGCCCCCGTCGACGGATCGATCACGCTCGGCGTGGCCGGCCAGGCGGCGACCAACATCGACATCTCCGAACGACTCGCCGACATCCTCCCGGTCTACCTGCCGATCGTCGTCGGGCTCTCGCTGCTGATCATGATCGTCGTCTTCCGCTCGCTGTTCGTCCCGATCGTCGCCACCGGCGGCTTCCTCCTGTCGCTGTTCGCCACCTACGGTGTGGTCGTCGCGGTCTTCCAGTGGGGGTGGGGTGCCTCGCTCATCGGCATCCATTCGACCGGGCCCATCCTGAACTTCCTGCCGGTCATCCTCGTCGGCGTCCTGTTCGGGCTGGCCATGGACTATCAGCTGTTCCTGGCCACGGGTATGCGGGAGGCGTACGTCCACGGTGCGGACGCGCGGCATGCCGTCGCCGAGGGCTTCCGTGCGGGACGCGCCGTGGTGATCGCCGCGGGACTCATCATGGTGTCGGTGTTCGGCGGGTTCGTCTTCGCCGATTCGCCCATGATCCGCTCCTTCGGCCTCGGGCTGGCGGCAGGCATCCTGTTCGACGCCTTCGTCGTCCGCATGCTCCTCATGCCCGCCCTCATGCACATCGCCGGGGCCGGTGCGTGGTGGCTGCCACGCTGGCTCGATCGCATCATCCCGAACGTCGACGTCGAAGGGGCGGCGCTGGAACGCCGTCACAAGCGGACGTCACAGGCAGTGTCCCCTCAGTAG
- a CDS encoding TetR/AcrR family transcriptional regulator, translating into MMGGRRGAPRSEAARIAILEATASRFAEHGYEHLTIEGIAAQAGVGKQTIYRWWKTKTALVAECLLEGMLLPGSFIPPDTGDLGRDLTGWVEGVLRFIDDPDSAELMHSLLAAAATDEQIGRMLRDALAGDSALSTRLESAAATGDLAPGTPLRELGDALVGGLVLRVICRTPTDMGSAARFVGALLGPQPHRSGKP; encoded by the coding sequence ATGATGGGTGGACGACGAGGCGCGCCCCGCAGCGAGGCGGCCCGGATCGCGATCCTCGAGGCGACCGCCTCCCGGTTCGCCGAGCACGGCTACGAGCACCTGACGATCGAGGGCATCGCCGCCCAGGCGGGAGTCGGCAAGCAGACCATCTATCGCTGGTGGAAGACGAAGACCGCGCTGGTCGCCGAATGCCTGCTGGAGGGGATGCTGCTGCCGGGCTCGTTCATCCCGCCCGACACGGGCGACCTCGGACGCGATCTCACCGGTTGGGTCGAGGGTGTGCTGCGCTTCATCGACGATCCGGACTCCGCCGAGCTCATGCACTCCCTCCTCGCCGCCGCGGCCACCGACGAGCAGATCGGCCGCATGCTCAGGGACGCGCTCGCCGGCGACTCGGCCCTGTCCACCCGGCTCGAGTCCGCCGCCGCGACGGGCGACCTGGCGCCGGGCACCCCCCTCCGCGAACTCGGGGACGCCCTGGTGGGCGGCCTCGTCCTGCGGGTGATCTGCCGCACACCGACCGACATGGGATCGGCCGCACGATTCGTCGGCGCCCTGCTCGGGCCGCAGCCGCATCGATCGGGAAAACCCTGA
- a CDS encoding DNA alkylation repair protein, whose protein sequence is MPFADELIGADVAQNLYRAIRAAAPDADLTELAAAADSLPPLSLRERADLLRDALLAGLPGGYASLARTIRSAARSSGFEGWLIWPVTNAVAVRAVEDDTPEAFDGAMALLAELTGRLTSEFAIRSLLRHDLDRAIGIITDWTGSGDAAVRRLASEGTRPYLPWAVRVPQLAVRPGVTIPLLDALYRDESEHVRRSVANHLNDLSRDEADLVVETATRWLAAPDTNTGWVVRHGLRTLVKRGHPGAMALLGFGPASLDVDGPVVGNNTVPIGESIRFRARIRNAGDEPAKLAIDYVVHHMKANGSQTGKTFKLTTRVLSPGETADIEREHSFREITTRRYHPGAHAIELLVNGVSVGRADFELLG, encoded by the coding sequence ATGCCCTTCGCGGACGAACTCATCGGCGCCGACGTCGCGCAGAACCTCTACCGGGCGATCCGGGCCGCCGCCCCCGACGCGGATCTGACCGAGCTCGCGGCCGCCGCGGACAGCCTGCCGCCGCTCTCGCTGCGGGAGCGGGCCGACCTGCTCCGGGACGCCCTGCTCGCAGGCCTCCCGGGTGGGTACGCGAGCCTCGCGCGGACGATCCGCTCGGCGGCGCGATCCTCAGGCTTCGAGGGGTGGCTCATCTGGCCCGTCACGAACGCGGTCGCGGTCAGGGCTGTCGAGGACGACACCCCTGAGGCGTTCGACGGCGCCATGGCGCTCCTGGCCGAGTTGACCGGCCGATTGACCTCCGAGTTCGCGATCCGCAGCCTGCTGCGTCACGACCTCGACCGCGCCATCGGCATCATCACGGACTGGACCGGTTCGGGCGACGCCGCCGTGCGTCGCCTGGCGTCGGAGGGCACGCGCCCGTACCTCCCGTGGGCCGTGCGCGTGCCGCAGCTCGCCGTCCGCCCTGGAGTGACGATCCCGCTACTGGACGCCCTCTACCGCGACGAGAGCGAACACGTCCGCCGCTCGGTGGCGAACCACCTCAACGACCTGAGCCGGGACGAAGCCGACCTCGTGGTCGAGACGGCCACGAGATGGCTGGCCGCCCCGGACACGAACACCGGGTGGGTCGTGCGCCACGGCCTGCGCACCCTCGTCAAACGGGGGCACCCGGGTGCCATGGCGCTGCTCGGCTTCGGCCCTGCGTCCCTCGACGTGGACGGGCCGGTGGTGGGGAACAACACCGTGCCGATCGGTGAGAGCATCCGTTTCCGTGCACGCATCCGCAATGCCGGTGACGAGCCGGCCAAACTCGCCATCGACTACGTCGTCCACCACATGAAGGCGAACGGTAGCCAGACGGGCAAAACCTTCAAGCTCACGACCCGCGTCCTGTCCCCCGGAGAAACGGCCGACATCGAGCGTGAGCATTCCTTCCGCGAGATCACCACCCGTCGCTACCATCCCGGCGCGCACGCGATCGAGTTGCTCGTCAACGGGGTGTCCGTGGGTCGGGCGGACTTCGAGTTGCTGGGCTGA
- a CDS encoding nucleoside deaminase, which translates to MRLALDRGVRAGEQGDVPVGAVVLSPERDVLAAAGNERELTGDPTAHAEIVAIRQACRVLDDGWRLEGCTLVVTLEPCVMCAGAIVAARIARVVFGAFDPKAGAVASNWDLLRDPRLVHRPVVVSGVLAAEAEAGLRDFFERRRD; encoded by the coding sequence ATGCGCCTCGCGCTGGATCGTGGCGTGCGGGCGGGGGAGCAGGGCGACGTGCCCGTCGGGGCGGTCGTCCTGAGCCCTGAGAGGGACGTGCTGGCGGCGGCAGGGAACGAGCGGGAACTCACCGGTGACCCCACCGCGCACGCCGAGATCGTCGCGATCCGGCAGGCGTGCCGTGTGCTGGACGACGGCTGGCGGTTGGAGGGGTGCACGCTGGTCGTGACCCTGGAGCCGTGTGTGATGTGCGCGGGGGCGATCGTGGCGGCGCGCATCGCTCGGGTGGTGTTCGGAGCCTTCGATCCCAAGGCCGGGGCCGTGGCGTCCAACTGGGACCTGCTGCGCGACCCGCGTCTGGTCCACAGACCGGTGGTGGTGAGCGGGGTACTCGCCGCCGAGGCCGAGGCCGGGTTGCGCGACTTCTTCGAGCGACGGCGCGACTGA
- a CDS encoding tRNA adenosine deaminase-associated protein yields MSEDDELIVHDDDLEEASDLDDDLDDDDELDGGVVPDDYDDDLDEEDDEDDDDDDDYEDATIEEIDFVVALYREDGAPVATELAPQLANDLDELIDQLRRLPGDAGAVGLVSIAGEFFVLCRVRGRTVQVLLNDSVAASDWPIARDVVDYLGMDVPDPDDDSEPLGDFALLADQGVSELDLENISGDLDEDSDQLVRRIVELMKFGPQFDRAVN; encoded by the coding sequence ATGAGCGAAGATGACGAGTTGATCGTCCATGACGATGATCTCGAGGAAGCTTCGGATTTGGACGACGACCTCGATGACGACGATGAACTCGACGGGGGTGTCGTCCCCGACGACTACGACGACGACCTCGACGAGGAAGATGACGAGGACGACGATGATGACGACGACTACGAGGACGCCACCATCGAGGAGATCGACTTCGTCGTCGCGCTGTACCGCGAGGACGGCGCCCCGGTAGCGACCGAACTCGCCCCGCAGTTGGCCAACGATCTCGATGAGCTGATCGATCAGCTGCGACGGTTGCCGGGCGATGCGGGCGCGGTCGGGCTGGTCTCGATAGCGGGTGAGTTCTTCGTGCTGTGCCGGGTGCGCGGTCGCACGGTGCAGGTGCTGCTCAACGACTCGGTCGCGGCCAGCGACTGGCCGATCGCCCGGGATGTCGTCGACTATCTGGGCATGGATGTGCCCGACCCGGACGACGACTCCGAGCCGCTGGGCGACTTCGCCCTGCTGGCCGACCAGGGCGTCAGCGAACTCGACCTCGAGAACATCTCGGGTGACCTCGACGAGGATTCGGACCAACTGGTGCGGCGCATCGTCGAACTGATGAAGTTCGGCCCCCAGTTCGACCGGGCGGTCAACTGA
- the upp gene encoding uracil phosphoribosyltransferase gives MELKVLDHPLVAHKLTHLRDENTKSPTFRALVDELVTLLAYEATRHVRVQPVEITTPVAPTVGVELADPKPIVVPILRAGLGMLSGMTRLVPTAEVGFVGMVRDEETLEPFTYAERLPRDLSGRQCFVLDPMLATGGSLGGCVKFLAERRANDVTCLCLLAAPEGIERFRQLVDGLKIETTLVVAAVDERLNEHGYIIPGLGDAGDRLYGVID, from the coding sequence GTGGAACTGAAGGTACTCGACCATCCATTGGTCGCTCACAAGCTCACCCACCTGCGCGATGAGAACACCAAGAGCCCGACTTTCCGTGCTCTGGTGGACGAATTGGTCACACTGCTGGCGTACGAGGCGACCCGCCACGTGCGCGTCCAGCCGGTCGAGATCACCACACCGGTGGCGCCAACCGTCGGAGTAGAGCTGGCCGACCCGAAGCCCATCGTCGTCCCGATCCTGCGTGCGGGTCTGGGCATGCTGAGCGGCATGACGCGGCTGGTGCCCACCGCCGAGGTCGGCTTCGTCGGAATGGTGCGGGACGAGGAGACCCTCGAGCCGTTCACCTACGCCGAACGCCTTCCTCGTGACCTGTCGGGGCGCCAGTGCTTCGTGCTCGACCCCATGCTGGCCACCGGCGGCTCCCTGGGCGGCTGCGTGAAGTTCCTCGCGGAGCGCAGGGCCAACGACGTGACCTGTCTGTGTCTGCTGGCCGCCCCCGAGGGCATCGAACGGTTCCGGCAACTCGTCGACGGGCTCAAGATCGAGACCACTCTCGTCGTCGCGGCGGTCGACGAACGCCTCAACGAGCACGGTTACATCATCCCGGGTCTGGGGGACGCGGGAGACCGGCTCTACGGGGTCATCGACTGA
- a CDS encoding 1,4-dihydroxy-2-naphthoyl-CoA synthase, giving the protein MPESTTANPFRPDLWDEVPGFGFTDITYHRAHDVPAVRIGFDRPEVRNAFRPHTVDELLLALEHARQTSDVGCVLLTGNGPSPTDGGWAFCSGGDQRVRGQSGYQYAAGETADTVDRARAGRLHILEAQRLIRFMPKVVIALVSGWAAGGGHSLHVVCDLTIASAEHARFKQTDADVASFDGGYGSAYLARQVGQKFAREIFFLGDTYSAQDAYRMGMVNKVVPHEHLEDEGLAWAAKVCGKSPTAQRMLKYAFNLADDGLMGQQLFAGEATRLAYMTDEAREGRDSFLDKRPPNWSDFPYYY; this is encoded by the coding sequence ATGCCCGAGTCGACGACAGCCAACCCCTTCCGCCCCGATCTGTGGGACGAAGTGCCCGGCTTCGGCTTCACGGACATCACCTACCATCGGGCGCACGACGTGCCCGCCGTCCGGATCGGTTTCGACCGGCCCGAGGTCCGCAACGCATTTCGTCCGCACACCGTGGACGAACTGTTGCTCGCGCTGGAGCATGCCCGCCAGACGAGCGACGTCGGCTGCGTCCTGCTCACCGGCAACGGGCCCAGCCCGACCGACGGCGGATGGGCGTTCTGCAGCGGTGGTGACCAGCGGGTGCGTGGGCAGTCGGGCTACCAGTACGCCGCGGGCGAGACCGCAGACACCGTCGACCGGGCCCGTGCGGGCAGGTTGCACATCCTCGAGGCGCAGCGCCTCATCCGGTTCATGCCGAAGGTCGTGATAGCGCTGGTCAGCGGCTGGGCGGCAGGCGGGGGCCACAGCCTGCACGTCGTCTGCGACCTGACGATCGCCTCGGCCGAGCACGCCCGGTTCAAGCAGACGGACGCGGACGTCGCGTCCTTCGACGGCGGCTATGGCTCGGCCTATCTCGCCCGGCAGGTCGGGCAGAAGTTCGCCCGCGAGATCTTCTTCCTGGGTGACACGTACTCGGCTCAGGACGCGTACCGCATGGGCATGGTCAACAAGGTCGTCCCGCACGAGCACCTGGAGGACGAGGGACTCGCCTGGGCCGCGAAGGTCTGCGGCAAGTCACCCACCGCACAGCGGATGCTCAAGTACGCGTTCAACCTGGCCGACGACGGCCTGATGGGCCAGCAGTTGTTCGCGGGCGAGGCCACGCGCCTGGCGTACATGACCGATGAGGCCCGCGAGGGTCGGGACTCGTTCCTCGACAAGCGCCCGCCGAACTGGTCCGACTTCCCCTATTACTACTGA
- a CDS encoding hemolysin family protein, whose protein sequence is MGEYLPGLIWLVVLLAANAFFVGAEFAVISARRSQIEPRAAAGGSAARTTLWAMEHATRMLAASQLGITVCSLVILNVSEPAIHHLIEGALGRGGLSPAAVTGVSFVVALALVTFLHVVFGEMVPKNIAFSVPDRAALVLAPPLVMVSRLVAPLISMLNWVANHMLRVFRVEPRDEAASAYTIDQVAVIVEESTREGTLVDDRGALSAALEFTSKHVADVEVPLDDLVPLPARPTPRDVQRAVAERGYSRYVLETADGVPTHYLHLKDVLDLGDAGVLDEPIPSDRFRELPVVEHGAALEEAFATIRARSAHLARVVAPGGSTTGVLFLEDIVEELVGEVRDATRK, encoded by the coding sequence ATGGGTGAGTATCTACCCGGGCTGATCTGGCTGGTCGTCCTGCTCGCGGCCAACGCGTTCTTCGTGGGCGCCGAGTTCGCGGTGATCTCCGCTCGCCGATCGCAGATCGAGCCCCGTGCCGCGGCCGGCGGGTCTGCCGCCCGGACGACGTTGTGGGCGATGGAGCATGCGACGCGCATGCTCGCCGCCAGCCAGCTGGGGATCACGGTCTGCTCCCTGGTGATCCTCAACGTGTCGGAGCCGGCCATCCATCACCTGATCGAGGGGGCCCTCGGCCGGGGCGGGCTCAGCCCCGCCGCGGTCACCGGGGTCTCGTTCGTGGTCGCGCTGGCACTCGTCACGTTCCTGCACGTCGTGTTCGGGGAGATGGTGCCGAAGAACATCGCCTTCTCCGTGCCCGATCGCGCTGCCCTCGTGCTGGCACCTCCCCTGGTCATGGTGTCCCGGCTCGTGGCCCCGTTGATCAGCATGCTCAACTGGGTCGCCAACCACATGCTGCGAGTGTTCCGGGTGGAGCCCAGGGACGAGGCGGCGAGCGCCTACACCATCGATCAGGTGGCCGTGATCGTCGAGGAGTCGACCCGGGAGGGAACCCTGGTGGACGACAGAGGCGCCCTGTCCGCGGCACTGGAGTTCACCAGCAAGCATGTCGCCGACGTCGAGGTGCCCCTGGACGACCTCGTCCCGCTTCCGGCGCGGCCCACCCCGCGCGACGTGCAGCGGGCGGTCGCCGAGCGGGGTTACTCCCGATATGTGCTGGAGACGGCCGATGGCGTCCCCACCCATTACCTGCATCTGAAGGACGTGCTGGATCTCGGTGACGCGGGCGTGCTGGACGAGCCGATTCCCTCCGATCGCTTTCGCGAGCTGCCCGTGGTGGAGCACGGCGCAGCCCTCGAAGAGGCGTTCGCAACCATCCGGGCTCGTAGCGCGCACCTCGCCCGCGTGGTCGCGCCCGGCGGCTCGACCACCGGGGTGCTGTTCCTGGAGGACATCGTGGAGGAACTGGTCGGAGAGGTGCGGGACGCCACCCGCAAGTGA
- a CDS encoding hemolysin family protein has protein sequence MTSELWGLLAGVVLTIGTGLFVASEFALVNLDRADLERRRSRGEPRLGLTIGALKATSTHLSSAQLGITLTTLLAGYTFEPAISSLLGGPLAAIGVPDALIPGVGAGVAIALATLFSMMFGELIPKNFALAVPLATARLVAPFQVAFTFVFKPVVLLLNGSANRVIRALGIEPREELSGARSAEELGFLIRRSASEGTLDRDEAAMLSHTLNLPNRVVAEVMTPRVPMSALHADACAADVIAASVRTGHSRFPVLGDGIDDVIGVVHVKSAYAVEFDQRLRTPATGLISEPLRVPGVVGVEPVLDALRADGYQIAVVLDEYGGTAGIVTLEDVVEEILGEVSDEHDPRGDDIVVEEDSIVFSGSLRPDELWERAAVRVPEGDEYGTVAGFVLDCLGHIPEAGEELAVDRGVLRVEELSGMRIDRLRYVPSDVSTDPAFARRRCPRGPVVGERAR, from the coding sequence ATGACATCGGAACTATGGGGCCTGCTCGCCGGAGTGGTGCTGACGATCGGCACCGGCCTGTTCGTGGCCTCGGAGTTCGCCCTGGTCAATCTCGACCGGGCGGACCTTGAGCGGAGACGCTCGCGTGGGGAACCGCGCCTCGGCTTGACGATCGGGGCGCTGAAGGCGACGTCGACGCACCTGTCGTCCGCCCAACTGGGCATCACATTGACGACCCTGCTGGCCGGGTACACCTTCGAGCCCGCGATCAGTTCCCTGCTGGGCGGACCGCTGGCCGCGATCGGCGTGCCGGACGCGTTGATCCCGGGCGTGGGGGCGGGTGTGGCCATCGCCCTGGCGACCCTGTTCTCGATGATGTTCGGCGAGCTGATCCCGAAGAACTTCGCGCTGGCCGTCCCACTGGCGACGGCGAGACTGGTGGCGCCCTTCCAGGTGGCGTTCACCTTCGTGTTCAAACCCGTCGTCCTGCTGCTCAACGGGTCGGCGAACCGGGTCATCCGCGCGCTCGGCATCGAGCCCCGGGAAGAACTGTCGGGTGCCCGCAGCGCGGAGGAACTCGGATTCCTGATCCGCCGGTCGGCGTCCGAAGGGACGCTCGACCGTGACGAGGCAGCCATGCTGAGCCACACCCTGAACCTCCCGAACCGCGTCGTCGCGGAGGTGATGACACCGCGGGTACCGATGTCGGCCCTGCACGCGGACGCCTGCGCCGCCGACGTGATCGCGGCATCGGTACGCACCGGGCATTCGCGCTTCCCGGTGCTCGGCGACGGTATCGACGACGTCATCGGTGTGGTTCACGTCAAGTCGGCCTACGCGGTCGAGTTCGACCAGCGCCTGCGCACGCCGGCGACCGGGCTCATATCGGAGCCGTTGCGCGTGCCCGGCGTGGTCGGCGTGGAACCCGTGCTCGACGCGCTGCGAGCCGACGGCTACCAGATCGCCGTCGTCCTGGACGAGTACGGCGGCACCGCCGGCATCGTGACGCTGGAGGACGTGGTCGAGGAGATCCTCGGCGAGGTCAGTGACGAGCACGATCCGCGCGGGGACGACATCGTCGTGGAGGAGGACTCGATCGTGTTCAGCGGCTCGCTGCGGCCGGACGAGCTGTGGGAACGCGCCGCTGTCCGGGTGCCCGAGGGTGACGAGTACGGGACGGTGGCGGGCTTCGTCCTCGACTGCCTGGGACATATCCCCGAAGCCGGGGAGGAGCTGGCCGTCGACCGCGGCGTGCTACGGGTCGAGGAATTGAGCGGCATGCGCATCGACCGGCTGCGCTACGTGCCCTCGGACGTCAGCACGGACCCGGCATTCGCGAGGCGGCGATGCCCGCGTGGGCCGGTGGTGGGGGAGAGGGCGCGCTGA
- a CDS encoding shikimate dehydrogenase family protein — MVRRCAVIGSPIAHSLSPLLHRTAYAELGIADEYQYDAFEVTPDTLDEFVAGLGSEWVGLSVTAPDKQALLCHGVADPLAEALRSANTLILGRDGEPNRVYNTDIVGFGAALARQGVRTARTAVLVGNGATARTALLGLARLGVDDAVVLARDESRARASLDPIAGPAGVRLRVQPFGSAPELPEEWNGHADLLVSTVPVEVPDNLASALVQKVSAVFEATYNHYPTAIDRAAARAGLVSVDGLDFLVGQALDQIRLMTGRQADPGPLLAACRAEIARRQPSA; from the coding sequence ATGGTGCGCCGCTGCGCAGTCATCGGCAGCCCGATCGCGCATTCGCTGTCGCCGTTGCTCCACCGCACCGCCTACGCCGAGTTGGGGATCGCGGACGAGTACCAGTACGACGCCTTCGAGGTGACCCCCGACACCCTGGACGAGTTCGTCGCGGGTCTGGGGAGCGAATGGGTGGGGCTCAGCGTCACCGCGCCCGACAAGCAGGCATTGCTGTGCCATGGGGTCGCCGATCCGTTGGCCGAAGCGCTGCGATCGGCCAACACTCTCATCCTGGGACGCGATGGCGAGCCCAACCGCGTCTACAACACCGACATCGTGGGGTTCGGTGCGGCGCTGGCACGGCAGGGCGTCCGCACCGCGCGCACCGCCGTGCTCGTGGGCAACGGCGCCACGGCCCGCACCGCGCTGCTCGGCCTGGCGAGGCTCGGTGTGGACGATGCCGTCGTCCTCGCACGCGACGAGTCACGCGCGCGTGCCAGTCTCGACCCGATCGCGGGGCCGGCCGGCGTCCGCCTCCGGGTGCAGCCGTTCGGCAGCGCCCCCGAGTTGCCGGAGGAATGGAACGGTCACGCCGATCTGCTGGTCTCCACGGTTCCCGTGGAGGTGCCGGACAACCTCGCGTCCGCGCTCGTCCAGAAGGTTTCGGCGGTGTTCGAGGCGACCTACAACCACTATCCGACCGCCATCGACCGAGCCGCCGCCCGCGCCGGTCTGGTCTCCGTCGACGGGCTCGACTTCCTGGTCGGCCAGGCCCTCGACCAGATCCGGCTGATGACCGGCCGTCAGGCCGATCCCGGACCACTGCTGGCCGCCTGCCGCGCCGAAATCGCGCGCAGGCAGCCGTCCGCGTGA